The following are from one region of the Streptomyces changanensis genome:
- a CDS encoding MerR family transcriptional regulator: protein MRIGEIAGLVGVSTRAVRHYHRIGLLPEPPRRANGYRAYTLRDAVLLARVRRLAELGLSLDEVRDVLADDSGRELAEVLEELDADLARQEAEVRERRGRLAVLLAQAREGRLPAEGPVSPELAALFADMARTSAGLPGPEPRMARVDRELFTLMDTMATGEEGARLMAAMREAVAEPEAMRRAYELYARLDELAGAGAGDPRVPAVARLLTELLPDEVAAAVGDLGPEAGAGVFEGALFAEFSPAQVEVVRRAMRLAVERATGGERCGGER from the coding sequence ATGAGGATCGGAGAGATCGCCGGGCTCGTCGGCGTGAGCACGCGGGCCGTGCGCCACTACCACCGGATCGGGCTGCTGCCCGAGCCGCCGCGGCGGGCCAACGGGTACCGCGCGTACACGCTGCGGGACGCCGTGCTGCTGGCGCGGGTGCGGCGGCTGGCGGAGCTGGGGCTGTCCCTGGACGAGGTGCGCGACGTGCTCGCCGACGACTCGGGGCGGGAGCTGGCCGAGGTACTGGAGGAGCTCGACGCGGACCTGGCTCGGCAGGAGGCGGAGGTGCGGGAGCGTCGGGGGCGGCTGGCCGTCCTGCTGGCGCAGGCCCGCGAGGGGCGGCTGCCCGCCGAGGGGCCGGTGTCGCCCGAGCTGGCCGCGCTCTTCGCCGACATGGCCCGGACCAGCGCGGGGCTGCCGGGGCCGGAGCCGCGGATGGCCCGCGTGGACCGGGAGCTGTTCACGCTGATGGACACCATGGCCACCGGTGAGGAGGGGGCGCGGTTGATGGCAGCCATGCGGGAGGCGGTGGCGGAGCCGGAGGCGATGCGGCGGGCGTACGAGCTGTACGCGCGGCTGGACGAGCTGGCCGGTGCGGGGGCCGGGGACCCGCGGGTGCCCGCGGTCGCGCGGCTCCTCACCGAGCTGCTGCCGGACGAGGTGGCGGCGGCGGTCGGCGACCTGGGTCCGGAGGCGGGGGCGGGGGTCTTCGAGGGGGCGCTGTTCGCGGAGTTCTCGCCGGCCCAGGTCGAGGTGGTCCGCCGGGCGATGCGCCTCGCGGTGGAGCGGGCGACCGGGGGCGAGCGGTGCGGGGGCGAGCGGTGA
- the ddaH gene encoding dimethylargininase, with amino-acid sequence MRGRLRTAHHGGARTPRAPAVREEPSLPRDASPRRYLMCPPAHFKVTYSINPWMDPAKPVDLPLALAQWEDLRDRYRALGHTVDLLEPRPDLPDMVFAANGATVVDGRVLGARFLYPERTAEAQAHRDWFRAHGFTDVHEPEHVNEGEGDFAVTASYLLAGRGFRSTSLAGDEAQEFFGRPVIGLDLVDPRYYHLDTALCVLDDAADEIMYYPGAFSPGSRAVLARLFPDALIAEEADAAALGLNAVSDGRHVVLPQAAVGLFEQLRRRGFEPVGMDLGELLKGGGSVKCCTQELRGTPPGAA; translated from the coding sequence ATGCGCGGGAGGCTCCGGACGGCGCACCATGGCGGTGCGCGCACACCGCGTGCGCCGGCCGTTCGTGAGGAGCCTTCTTTGCCTCGTGACGCATCACCTCGCCGTTACCTCATGTGCCCACCCGCGCACTTCAAGGTGACGTACTCCATCAACCCGTGGATGGACCCGGCGAAACCGGTCGACCTGCCGCTCGCCCTGGCCCAGTGGGAGGACCTGCGGGACCGCTACCGCGCCCTCGGTCACACCGTCGACCTGCTGGAGCCGCGCCCGGACCTGCCCGACATGGTGTTCGCCGCGAACGGCGCCACCGTCGTCGACGGGCGGGTGCTGGGGGCGCGCTTCCTCTACCCCGAGCGGACGGCCGAGGCGCAGGCCCACCGTGACTGGTTCCGCGCCCACGGCTTCACGGACGTCCACGAGCCCGAGCACGTCAACGAGGGCGAGGGGGACTTCGCGGTCACGGCCTCGTACCTGCTGGCCGGGCGGGGCTTCCGCTCGACCTCCCTCGCGGGTGACGAGGCGCAGGAGTTCTTCGGCCGGCCGGTGATCGGCCTGGACCTGGTGGACCCGCGCTACTACCACCTGGACACGGCCCTGTGCGTCCTGGACGACGCGGCCGACGAGATCATGTACTACCCGGGCGCCTTCTCCCCCGGCAGCCGCGCGGTCCTGGCGCGGCTCTTCCCCGACGCGCTGATCGCCGAGGAGGCGGACGCGGCGGCGCTGGGGCTGAACGCCGTGAGCGACGGCCGGCACGTGGTGCTGCCGCAGGCGGCCGTGGGGCTCTTCGAGCAGCTGCGGCGGCGCGGTTTCGAGCCGGTCGGGATGGACCTGGGCGAACTGCTGAAGGGCGGCGGCAGCGTGAAGTGCTGCACGCAGGAGCTGCGGGGGACGCCGCCCGGCGCCGCCTGA
- a CDS encoding alkaline phosphatase D family protein: MTSDDTLFRAAARHLGRRGFLTGTGAAAALAFAVGLPAAGAAQAAELDARKITEDPFTLGVASGDPLPDAALLWTRLAPRPYEPGGGLPAARVAVRWELAHDERFTRVVRRGLATAHPELNHTVHVEVPHLEPGRAYHYRFRAGGWTSPPGRTRTAPHPGARPASLRVAAVSCQAYHDGYFTAYRHLADEPDLAAVVHLGDYLYEYAVDATGGARAYTDRRLPAHFARETVTLEDYRLRYALYKTDPDLRAAHAAHPFVVTWDDHETENNYAGDRPENDVPPEEFLLRRAAAYRAYWENQPLRRPQRPSGPGMRLHRRLRFGRLAQFDVLDTRQYRSDQAYGDGWRVPGPESEDPSRTMLGAEQERWLLDGWRTSDALWNVVPQQVVLARRRNVPGPGYKLSMDAWDGYPAARRRFLDGARTAGADNLVVLTGDVHVGYALDLKADFDDPSSRTVGTELVATSITSGRDGTARPANWGDLTAANPHLRFYDGRRGYLRVTFDERLARADFRTVSAVTTPGAPVTTAASFVTEAGAPGLRPA; this comes from the coding sequence ATGACGTCCGACGACACCCTGTTCCGCGCGGCCGCCCGACACCTCGGTCGGCGGGGCTTCCTCACCGGCACGGGCGCCGCCGCCGCGCTCGCCTTCGCCGTCGGCCTCCCCGCCGCCGGCGCCGCCCAGGCCGCCGAACTCGACGCCCGGAAGATCACCGAGGACCCGTTCACGCTCGGCGTCGCCTCGGGTGACCCGCTGCCGGACGCCGCCCTGCTGTGGACCCGCCTCGCGCCCCGCCCGTACGAGCCCGGCGGCGGGCTGCCCGCCGCGCGGGTGGCCGTCCGGTGGGAGCTCGCCCACGACGAGCGCTTCACCCGCGTCGTCCGGCGCGGCCTCGCCACCGCCCACCCCGAGCTGAACCACACCGTCCACGTCGAGGTGCCGCACCTCGAACCGGGCCGCGCCTACCACTACCGCTTCCGCGCCGGCGGCTGGACCAGCCCGCCCGGCCGCACCCGCACCGCCCCCCACCCCGGCGCCCGGCCCGCCTCGCTGCGCGTCGCCGCCGTCTCCTGCCAGGCGTACCACGACGGGTACTTCACCGCGTACCGCCACCTCGCCGACGAGCCGGACCTGGCCGCCGTCGTCCACCTCGGCGACTACCTCTACGAGTACGCGGTCGACGCCACCGGCGGCGCCCGCGCCTACACCGACCGCCGCCTGCCGGCCCACTTCGCCCGCGAGACGGTCACCCTGGAGGACTACCGGCTGCGCTACGCCCTGTACAAGACCGACCCGGACCTGCGGGCCGCGCACGCCGCGCACCCCTTCGTCGTCACGTGGGACGACCACGAGACGGAGAACAACTACGCCGGCGACCGCCCCGAGAACGACGTGCCGCCCGAGGAGTTCCTGCTGCGCCGCGCCGCCGCGTACCGCGCGTACTGGGAGAACCAGCCGCTGCGCCGGCCCCAGCGGCCGTCCGGCCCGGGCATGCGCCTGCACCGCAGGCTGCGCTTCGGGCGGCTGGCGCAGTTCGACGTGCTCGACACCCGGCAGTACCGCTCCGACCAGGCGTACGGCGACGGCTGGCGCGTCCCGGGGCCCGAGTCGGAGGACCCCTCGCGCACCATGCTCGGGGCCGAGCAGGAGCGCTGGCTGCTCGACGGGTGGCGGACCTCGGACGCCCTGTGGAACGTGGTGCCGCAGCAGGTCGTCCTGGCGCGGCGGCGGAACGTGCCGGGCCCCGGATACAAGCTCTCCATGGACGCCTGGGACGGCTACCCGGCGGCCCGCCGCCGCTTCCTCGACGGCGCGCGCACGGCCGGCGCCGACAACCTCGTCGTCCTCACCGGGGACGTCCACGTCGGGTACGCCCTGGACCTGAAGGCCGACTTCGACGACCCCTCCTCGCGCACCGTCGGCACCGAACTGGTCGCCACCTCGATCACGAGCGGCCGGGACGGCACCGCGCGTCCCGCGAACTGGGGCGACCTCACGGCGGCCAACCCGCACCTGCGGTTCTACGACGGCCGGCGCGGCTATCTGCGCGTCACCTTCGACGAGCGGCTGGCCCGCGCCGACTTCCGGACGGTGAGCGCCGTCACCACACCCGGCGCGCCCGTCACGACGGCCGCGTCGTTCGTGACGGAGGCGGGCGCGCCCGGCCTGCGGCCCGCGTAG
- a CDS encoding small ribosomal subunit Rsm22 family protein has translation MNASPRTPDALRAALAGLLDGLPPTKAAQAVDRLIANYRGTTPTDAPVLRDRADVAAYAAYRMPATFEAVRSALAALRDAAPDWTPATHTDVGGGTGAAAWAVAEAWEETGDDRAPRTTVLDWAEPALGLGRELADASGLPALRAAEWRRARIGSALRLDAADLVTVSYVLKELTPADRDALVDEAARTASAVVVVEPGTPDGYERIIAARDRLVAAGLRVAAPCPHSGACPIEPGSDWCHFSARVSRSSLHRQVKGGSLAYEDEKFAYVAATRFPAEPVAARVVRRPQIRKGQVLLDLCTTDEGLRRDTVTKRHGTRYKEARDVEWGDAWPPA, from the coding sequence GTGAACGCCTCCCCCCGCACCCCGGACGCCCTGCGCGCCGCCCTCGCCGGGCTGCTCGACGGGCTGCCGCCGACCAAGGCGGCCCAGGCCGTCGACCGGCTCATCGCCAACTACCGCGGCACGACCCCCACCGACGCGCCCGTCCTGCGGGACCGCGCGGATGTCGCCGCGTACGCCGCGTACCGGATGCCCGCCACGTTCGAGGCCGTCCGCTCCGCGCTCGCCGCGCTGCGCGACGCCGCCCCCGACTGGACGCCCGCCACGCACACCGACGTCGGTGGCGGTACCGGCGCGGCCGCCTGGGCCGTCGCCGAGGCGTGGGAGGAGACGGGCGACGACCGCGCCCCGCGCACCACGGTGCTCGACTGGGCGGAGCCCGCCCTCGGGCTCGGCCGCGAACTGGCCGACGCGTCCGGGCTGCCCGCGCTGCGCGCCGCAGAATGGCGCCGGGCGAGGATCGGTTCGGCCCTGCGGCTGGACGCCGCGGACCTCGTCACCGTCTCGTACGTGCTCAAGGAGCTCACCCCCGCCGACCGCGACGCCCTCGTCGACGAGGCCGCCAGGACCGCCAGCGCCGTGGTGGTCGTCGAGCCGGGGACGCCCGACGGGTACGAGCGGATCATCGCCGCCCGCGACCGGCTCGTCGCCGCCGGGCTGCGGGTGGCGGCGCCCTGCCCCCACAGCGGGGCCTGCCCGATCGAGCCGGGCAGCGACTGGTGCCACTTCTCCGCCCGCGTCAGCCGCTCGTCGCTGCACCGCCAGGTGAAGGGCGGCTCCCTGGCGTACGAGGACGAGAAGTTCGCCTACGTGGCGGCGACGCGGTTCCCGGCCGAGCCGGTGGCCGCCCGTGTGGTCCGCAGGCCGCAGATCCGCAAGGGGCAGGTCCTGCTCGACCTGTGCACCACCGACGAGGGGCTGCGCCGCGACACCGTGACCAAGCGGCACGGCACGCGGTACAAGGAGGCCAGGGACGTGGAGTGGGGCGACGCCTGGCCACCCGCCTGA
- a CDS encoding PhzF family phenazine biosynthesis protein, translated as MTTSEGTTPTASPASSASPEVLHYTAFSADPGGGNPAGVVLDASGLDDAAMLAVAARLGYSESAFLTPPPEGLPGEPGRAFTIRYFSPRAEVPFCGHATVAAAVALGERIGPGALVFATPVGPVPVTVTERDGALRATLTSVEPRVEDVAAEDVTEALAALDWPAGDLDPALPPRVAFAGARHLVLAAATRERLARLAYDFDRLAALMLRLDLTTVQLVWRESPTVFHVRDPFPVGGVVEDPATGAAAAAFGAYARELGLVPEAAVLTLHQGEDLGRPGELTVELRAGDRRVRVSGTGTRI; from the coding sequence ATGACGACCAGCGAAGGCACGACACCCACGGCATCCCCGGCATCCTCGGCATCCCCCGAGGTCCTGCACTACACCGCGTTCTCCGCCGACCCCGGGGGCGGCAACCCCGCCGGGGTCGTCCTGGACGCCTCGGGGCTCGACGACGCCGCGATGCTCGCCGTGGCCGCCCGGCTCGGGTACAGCGAGAGCGCCTTCCTCACCCCGCCCCCCGAGGGGCTGCCCGGCGAGCCGGGACGGGCGTTCACCATCCGCTACTTCAGCCCGCGCGCCGAGGTGCCGTTCTGCGGGCACGCCACCGTGGCGGCGGCCGTCGCGCTGGGCGAGCGGATCGGGCCGGGCGCCCTGGTGTTCGCCACGCCGGTCGGGCCGGTGCCCGTCACGGTGACCGAGCGGGACGGCGCGCTGCGCGCCACCCTCACCAGTGTGGAACCGCGCGTCGAGGACGTGGCCGCCGAGGACGTCACGGAGGCGCTGGCGGCGCTGGACTGGCCGGCCGGGGACCTGGACCCCGCCCTGCCGCCGCGCGTCGCCTTCGCGGGCGCCCGGCACCTGGTCCTGGCGGCGGCCACCCGCGAGCGGCTGGCGCGCCTGGCGTACGACTTCGACCGGCTCGCCGCGCTGATGCTGCGGCTGGACCTGACGACCGTGCAGTTGGTGTGGCGGGAGTCGCCGACGGTGTTCCACGTGCGCGACCCGTTCCCGGTGGGCGGCGTCGTCGAGGACCCGGCGACGGGCGCGGCGGCGGCCGCCTTCGGCGCGTACGCCCGCGAGCTGGGCCTCGTACCGGAGGCGGCGGTCCTCACCCTGCACCAGGGCGAGGACCTGGGCAGGCCGGGCGAGTTGACGGTCGAGCTGCGCGCCGGCGACCGCCGGGTACGGGTCTCGGGCACGGGCACCCGCATCTGA
- a CDS encoding Gfo/Idh/MocA family protein: MRWGVLATGGIAARFTRDLLEMGDEAEVVAVASRSTASADAFAERFGIPRAHGSWAALAADEDVDVVYVATPHAAHRAAAGLCLEAGRAVLCEKPFTLNAREGAELVALARRRRVFLMEAMWTYYNPLVRRLVELVRDGAIGEVRTVHADFGLVGPDDPGHRLRDPAAGGGALLDLGVYPVAFAQLLLGEPDRVAAQALLSPEGVDLNTGVLLGWDSGATALLSCSVVADTPQTASVTGTAGRIEFPRGFFHPEAFTLLRDGREPEEFRAAGRRDSMRHQAAEVMRCLRAGATESPLVPLDGTLAVMRTLDAVRERVGVRYPGE, encoded by the coding sequence GTGCGCTGGGGTGTGCTGGCGACGGGCGGGATCGCGGCGAGGTTCACCCGCGACCTGCTGGAGATGGGCGACGAGGCGGAGGTCGTCGCCGTGGCGTCCCGGTCGACCGCCTCGGCGGACGCCTTCGCCGAGCGGTTCGGGATACCCCGTGCCCACGGGTCGTGGGCGGCGCTCGCGGCGGACGAGGACGTCGACGTCGTGTACGTGGCGACACCGCACGCCGCGCACCGGGCAGCGGCGGGGCTGTGCCTGGAGGCGGGCCGGGCGGTGCTCTGCGAGAAGCCGTTCACGCTGAACGCCCGCGAGGGCGCCGAGCTGGTGGCCCTCGCGCGGCGGCGCCGGGTGTTCCTGATGGAGGCCATGTGGACGTACTACAACCCCCTCGTGCGGCGGCTGGTGGAGCTGGTGCGGGACGGGGCGATCGGCGAGGTGCGCACGGTCCACGCGGACTTCGGCCTGGTCGGCCCCGACGACCCGGGGCACCGGTTGCGCGACCCGGCCGCGGGCGGCGGGGCGCTGCTGGACCTGGGCGTCTACCCGGTGGCCTTCGCGCAGCTGCTGCTCGGCGAGCCGGACCGGGTGGCGGCGCAGGCGCTGCTCTCCCCGGAGGGCGTCGACCTGAACACGGGCGTGCTGCTGGGCTGGGACTCCGGGGCGACGGCGCTGCTGTCGTGCTCCGTCGTGGCGGACACTCCGCAGACGGCGTCGGTGACGGGGACGGCGGGCCGGATCGAGTTCCCGCGCGGCTTCTTCCACCCGGAGGCGTTCACGCTGCTGCGCGACGGCCGGGAGCCGGAGGAGTTCCGGGCGGCGGGGCGGCGGGACTCGATGCGTCACCAGGCGGCGGAGGTGATGCGCTGCCTGCGGGCCGGCGCGACCGAGTCGCCGCTGGTGCCGCTGGACGGCACGCTCGCGGTGATGCGGACGCTCGACGCGGTACGGGAACGCGTCGGCGTCCGCTACCCCGGCGAGTAG
- a CDS encoding TetR/AcrR family transcriptional regulator: protein MAETTAASGRTPDSTRRSERSRRAIFDAALALVGEVGFARTTVEGIAARAGVGKQTIYRWWPSKAAVLLDAYLDLAAGAAEDGEAALPDTGDLAADLRTVLRATVDELNDPRYEAPTRALTAEGVVDPVLGARFVERLLEPQLELYARRLRAAQDAGDVRPDVDPRVALELFVGPLTHRWLLRTRPLTHAYADELVGYALHGIAARP, encoded by the coding sequence ATGGCCGAGACCACGGCGGCGTCCGGGAGGACGCCCGACTCCACGCGCCGCAGCGAGCGCTCCCGCCGCGCCATCTTCGACGCGGCCCTCGCCCTCGTCGGCGAGGTGGGTTTCGCCCGGACGACCGTCGAGGGCATCGCCGCCCGCGCCGGGGTCGGCAAGCAGACCATCTACCGCTGGTGGCCCTCCAAGGCCGCCGTCCTGCTCGACGCCTACCTGGACCTGGCGGCCGGGGCGGCCGAGGACGGCGAGGCCGCCCTGCCGGACACCGGCGACCTCGCGGCGGACCTCCGCACGGTCCTGCGCGCCACGGTCGACGAGCTGAACGACCCCCGCTACGAAGCCCCGACCCGCGCCCTCACCGCCGAGGGCGTCGTCGACCCGGTCCTCGGCGCCCGGTTCGTCGAGCGGCTGCTCGAACCGCAGCTGGAGCTGTACGCGCGGCGGCTGCGCGCCGCCCAGGACGCCGGGGACGTGCGCCCCGACGTGGACCCGCGCGTCGCCCTGGAGCTCTTCGTCGGCCCGCTGACCCACCGCTGGCTGCTGCGCACCCGGCCCCTCACCCACGCCTACGCCGACGAGCTCGTCGGTTACGCCCTCCACGGCATCGCCGCACGCCCCTGA
- a CDS encoding SDR family oxidoreductase: protein MDAERRIAVVTGAGSGIGRSVAVALAQDGWSLALAGRRPGPLAETAELAGGGALCVPTDVTSPDGVAALFAAVRERFGRVDLLFNNAGTFAGGGTPVEELDAATWRQVVDVNLTGAFLCAQAAYRQMREQSPQGGRIINNGSVSAHVPRPHSVAYTATKHAVTGLTRSLALDGRPYRIACGQIDIGNAATDMTRRMEAGILQADGTTAAEPVMDAADVARTVVHMASLPLEANIPFVTVMATAMPYLGRG from the coding sequence ATGGACGCTGAGCGGAGGATCGCGGTGGTGACCGGGGCCGGCTCGGGCATCGGCCGGAGCGTGGCGGTGGCCCTGGCGCAGGACGGCTGGTCGCTCGCCCTGGCCGGGCGGCGGCCCGGGCCCCTGGCGGAGACGGCGGAGCTGGCGGGCGGCGGGGCCCTGTGCGTGCCCACGGACGTCACGTCACCGGACGGGGTGGCGGCGCTGTTCGCGGCGGTGCGCGAGCGGTTCGGCCGGGTCGACCTGCTGTTCAACAACGCCGGTACGTTCGCCGGGGGTGGCACGCCCGTCGAGGAGCTGGACGCGGCGACCTGGCGGCAGGTGGTGGACGTGAACCTCACCGGCGCGTTCCTGTGCGCCCAGGCGGCATACCGGCAGATGCGGGAGCAGTCCCCGCAGGGCGGCCGCATCATCAACAACGGCTCCGTCTCGGCGCACGTGCCGCGCCCGCACTCGGTGGCGTACACGGCGACGAAGCACGCCGTCACGGGGCTGACGAGGTCGCTGGCGCTGGACGGCCGCCCGTACCGGATCGCGTGCGGGCAGATCGACATCGGTAACGCCGCGACCGACATGACCCGCCGTATGGAGGCGGGCATCCTCCAGGCCGACGGCACGACGGCCGCCGAGCCCGTGATGGACGCGGCGGACGTGGCGCGGACCGTGGTCCACATGGCGTCGCTGCCGCTCGAGGCGAACATCCCGTTCGTGACGGTCATGGCGACCGCGATGCCGTACCTCGGCCGGGGCTGA
- a CDS encoding multidrug effflux MFS transporter — protein sequence MPEPGPSTRGHIPTTHPTGTEALTGAGAETPTGTGRTPAGAEKPPAGAQAAPAGTAARRVGLLVTLVLGGLTALPPLSMDMYLPALPQVTGSLRSPAATVQLTLTACLAGMALGQLVVGPMSDRWGRRRPLLVGMVVYVLATAACALAPNVALLVSFRLAQGLAGAAGIVIARAVVRDLYDGVEMARFFSTLMLISGVAPVIAPLIGGQILRITDWRGVFHVLTVVGLLLTLVVWRWLHETLPPERRHGGGVGSALRTMRGLLADRVFTGYMLSGGLAFAALFAYISASPFVVQEIYGASPQTFSLLFGLNSIGLVAVGQINGKLLVGRVSLDKALGAGLAVITLAALALLLMTSGVFGRPGLVPIAAGLFVLMSAMGLAMPNTNAQALMRTPHAAGSASALLGTCSFLIGAVASPLVGIAGEHTAVPMAVVQLVCALGALACFLGLCRPWQTARTR from the coding sequence ATGCCGGAGCCCGGCCCGAGCACCCGAGGACACATACCGACCACCCACCCCACCGGCACCGAGGCCCTGACCGGCGCCGGAGCGGAGACCCCGACCGGCACGGGGAGGACCCCGGCCGGCGCCGAGAAGCCCCCGGCCGGAGCCCAGGCCGCTCCCGCCGGCACCGCGGCCCGCCGCGTGGGACTCCTCGTCACCCTCGTACTCGGCGGGCTGACCGCGCTGCCGCCGCTGTCCATGGACATGTACCTCCCGGCCCTGCCGCAGGTCACCGGATCCCTGAGGTCGCCCGCCGCCACCGTCCAGCTCACCCTCACCGCCTGTCTCGCCGGCATGGCGCTGGGCCAGCTGGTCGTCGGGCCGATGAGCGACCGGTGGGGGCGCCGCCGGCCGCTCCTGGTCGGCATGGTGGTGTACGTCCTCGCCACCGCCGCCTGCGCCCTCGCGCCGAACGTCGCCCTGCTCGTCTCCTTCCGCCTCGCCCAGGGGCTCGCCGGCGCGGCCGGCATCGTCATCGCCCGCGCCGTGGTCCGCGACCTGTACGACGGCGTGGAGATGGCCCGCTTCTTCTCCACGCTCATGCTGATCTCCGGCGTCGCCCCGGTCATCGCCCCGCTCATCGGCGGCCAGATCCTGCGGATCACCGACTGGCGCGGCGTCTTCCACGTGCTGACCGTCGTCGGCCTGCTGCTCACCCTCGTCGTGTGGCGGTGGCTGCACGAGACGCTGCCGCCCGAGCGGCGGCACGGTGGCGGCGTCGGCTCCGCGCTGCGCACCATGCGCGGGCTCCTCGCCGACCGGGTCTTCACCGGCTACATGCTCTCCGGCGGTCTCGCCTTCGCCGCGCTCTTCGCGTACATCTCCGCCTCGCCGTTCGTCGTGCAGGAGATCTACGGCGCGTCGCCCCAGACGTTCAGCCTCCTCTTCGGCCTCAACTCGATCGGCCTGGTCGCCGTCGGCCAGATCAACGGCAAGCTGCTCGTCGGCCGGGTCAGTCTCGACAAGGCGCTCGGCGCCGGCCTCGCCGTGATCACCCTCGCCGCCCTCGCCCTGCTGCTGATGACCAGTGGCGTCTTCGGCAGGCCCGGGCTGGTGCCGATCGCGGCGGGCCTCTTCGTGCTCATGTCCGCGATGGGCCTGGCGATGCCGAACACCAACGCCCAGGCGCTGATGCGCACCCCGCACGCCGCCGGCTCGGCGTCGGCGCTGCTGGGGACGTGCTCGTTCCTCATCGGCGCGGTCGCGTCGCCGCTCGTCGGCATCGCGGGCGAGCACACGGCCGTCCCGATGGCCGTGGTGCAGCTGGTGTGCGCGCTCGGCGCGCTCGCCTGCTTCCTCGGGCTGTGCCGCCCGTGGCAGACCGCCCGCACCCGATGA